A genomic segment from Malus domestica chromosome 05, GDT2T_hap1 encodes:
- the LOC103436193 gene encoding SEC1 family transport protein SLY1-like, whose amino-acid sequence MALNLRQRQTECITRMLNLNQPVNATGMANEEVYKILIYDKFCQNILSPLIHVKDLRKHGVTLYFLIDKDRKPVHDVPAVYFVQPSHSNIQRIIADTSNSLYDSFHLNFSSLIPRPLLEDLASGTLNSDSIHRISKVHDQYLEFVTLEDNLFSLAQKNTYVQLNDPKAGDREIEEIIEKIVGGLFCVLATLAVVPIIRCPRGGPAEMVASALDQRLRDHLLSKNNLFTEGGNFASSFQRPILCIFDRNFELSVGIQHDFRYRPLVHDILGLKLNRLNVQGEKGGMKSYELDSSDPFWVANGSLEFPEVAVEIETQLNKYKRDVDEVNRRTGGNDGAEFDGTDMIGNTKHLMSAVNSLPELTARKQVIDKHTNIATVLLSEIKERLLNSFAKKEYDMMVRGGIDRSELLGVLRGKGSKMDKLRFSIMYLISSETINQQEVEAVEAALRESEVDTSAFQYVKKIKALNVSLASANSASRSNIVDWAEKLYGQSISAVTAGVKNLLSNDRQLALTRTVEALVEGRLNPEIDSYLVFDPRAPKSSSGIGSSHLKGPFKEAIVFMIGGGNYVEYGSLQELAQRQQPVKHVIYGTTEILTGQEFVEQLAVLGQKMGLGGAPTPPPASTH is encoded by the exons ATGGCGCTTAATCTGCGGCAGAGGCAAACAG AATGTATTACCCGCATGCTGAATCTGAACCAACCCGTTAATGCAACCGGTATGGCCAATGAAGAGGTCTATAAGATCTTGATCTATGATAAGTTTTGCCAAAACATACTCTCCCCGTTGATCCATGTCAAGGACCTTCGTAAGCACGGTGTGACCCTGTACTTCCTGATTGACAAGGACCGAAAACCCGTTCATGATGTGCCTGCTGTCTACTTTGTCCAACCCAGCCATTCCAACATTCAGAGGATCATTGCTGACACTTCGAACTCGCTGTATGATAGCTTCCATCTGAACTTCTCGTCCTTGATTCCCCGCCCACTGCTCGAGGATCTGGCATCTGGGACTTTGAATTCAGATTCGATTCATCGGATTTCAAAGGTGCATGATCAGTATTTGGAGTTTGTGACACTGGAAGATAATTTGTTCTCGTTGGCACAGAAGAACACTTATGTTCAGTTAAATGATCCCAAGGCAGGGGACCGTGAGATTGAGGAGATTATTGAAAAGATAGTTGGTGGCTTGTTCTGCGTTTTGGCTACTCTTGCTGTTGTGCCAATTATCAGGTGCCCTCGTGGTGGTCCAGCTGAGATGGTAGCATCAGCATTGGATCAGAGACTTCGTGACCACTTGTTGTCGAAGAACAATCTGTTTACTGAAGGTGGAAACTTTGCGAGCTCTTTCCAGCGCCCCATATTGTGTATATTTGACCGTAATTTTGAGTTATCTGTGGGAATACAGCATGATTTTAGGTACCGGCCCTTGGTGCATGATATTCTTGGATTGAAGCTTAATAGGTTGAATGTTCAAGGTGAAAAGGGTGGGATGAAGTCGTATGAGTTAGATAGCTCAGATCCCTTTTGGGTAGCAAATGGGTCTCTAGAATTTCCGGAAGTAGCAGTAGAGATTGAGACCCAATTGAATAAGTATAAGAGGGATGTTGATGAGGTCAATAGACGAACTGGTGGGAATGATGGAGCTGAATTTGATGGGACAGACATGATTGGGAAcacaaaacatttgatgagtgCAGTGAACTCATTGCCAGAGTTGACTGCGCGGAAGCAGGTGATTGATAAGCACACCAACATTGCAACTGTGTTGTTGAGTGAGATCAAAGAGAGACTGCTCAATTCTTTTGCTAAAAAGGAGTATGACATGATGGTTAGAGGAGGCATTGATCGCAGCGAACTTTTAGGTGTGCTTAGAGGGAAAGGGAGTAAGATGGATAAGCTGCGGTTTTCTATCATGTACCTTATTTCTTCTGAAACCATTAATCAACAAGAAGTGGAAGCAGTGGAAGCAGCCCTCAGGGAATCTGAGGTTGATACCAGTGCATTTCAGTATGTGAAGAAGATCAAGGCGCTGAATGTCTCACTGGCATCAGCAAATTCTGCTAGCAGAAGTAACATAGTCGATTGGGCAGAGAAACTTTATGGGCAATCAATAAGCGCCGTGACAGCAGGTGTGAAAAATCTTTTATCCAATGATAGGCAGCTAGCACTAACAAGAACAGTGGAGGCCTTGGTGGAGGGGAGGCTGAATCCAGAAATTGATTCCTATCTTGTGTTTGATCCTCGTGCTCCGAAGTCAAGCTCAGGAATAGGTAGCAGCCATTTAAAAGGACCTTTCAAAGAAGCTATCGTCTTCATGATTGGAGGTGGTAATTATGTGGAGTACGGGAGCCTACAAGAGCTTGCGCAGCGTCAGCAACCTGTCAAGCATGTTATATACGGAACAACAGAAATACTCACAGGTCAGGAGTTTGTGGAGCAGCTCGCAGTACTGGGGCAAAAAATGGGATTGGGTGGTGCTCCTACTCCTCCTCCTGCTTCAACTCATTGA
- the LOC103436192 gene encoding protein LAZ1-like isoform X2, with product MKITPFLEFITQLAYTPPTWASLVCGVFVLITLTLSIYLVFEHLSAYKNPEEQKFLIGVVLMVPCYAIESLVSLLNPSISVYCEILRDCYESFAMYCFGRYLVACLGGEERTVEFMEREGRASSKTPLLEHSSEMRTVKHPFPMNYILKPWKLGQWLYQVVKFGIVQYMLIKSLSAIVAVILEAFGVYCEGEFKWGCGYPYIAVVLNFSQSWALYCLVQFYAVTKDELARIKPLAKFLTFKSIVFLTWWQGVAIALLYALGLFKSPIAEGLQFKTSVQDFIVSIEMGIASVVHLYVFPAKPYEMMGDRFPGTVSVLGDYVSADCPLDPEEVRDSERPTKLRLPTPNIDVKSGMTIRESVRDVFIGGGGYIVQDVKFTVTQAVEPVEKGFTRFNEKLHKISQNIKKHDKEKRKTRDDSCISTSPTRKVIRGIDDPLLNGSMSDSGVARVKRPHRRKSASTSAESGGESSSDQSYGGFQVRGRRWVTKD from the exons ATGAAGATAACACCATTTCTCGAATTCATTACCCAGTTGGCCTACACACCTCCTACGTGGGCAAGTCTAGTTTGTGGTGTATTTGTACTCATCACTCTCACCCTTTCAATTTATCTTGTATTTGAGCACCTTTCTGCATACAAAAATCCTGAG GAGCAAAAGTTTTTAATTGGTGTTGTCCTCATGGTTCCGTGCTATGCAATAGAATCg TTAGTATCTTTATTGAACCCTTCGATAAGCGTTTATTGTGAGATTCTACGGGATTGCTATGAATCCTTTGCCATGTATTGCTTTGGAAGGTACCTGGTTGCATGCTTGG GTGGGGAAGAGAGGACTGTTGAATTCATGGAAAGGGAAGGACGTGCAAGTTCTAAGACTCCCCTATTAGAACACAGTTCTGAAATGAGAACTGTTAAGCATCCTTTTCCAATGAACTATATCTTGAAACCATGGAAACTTGGTCAATGGTTGTACCAAGTTGTCAAATTCGGAATTGTTCAGTAT ATGTTAATTAAGTCTCTCAGTGCTATTGTAGCAGTTATCCTTGAAGCTTTTGGTGTATACTGTGAAGGTGAATTTAAATGGGGATGTGG GTATCCTTATATTGCGGTGGTTCTGAATTTTAGTCAGTCATGGGCTTTGTACTGTCTTGTTCAGTTTTACGCTGTTACAAAAGATGAACTAGCTCGCATAAAACCATTAGCCAAGTTTTTGACATTTAAATCAATTGTGTTTTTGACATGGTGGCAAGGTGTGGCAATTGCTCTTCTCTATGCCTTGGGTTTGTTCAAAAGCCCTATAGCTGAAGGCTTGCAGTTTAAGACAAGTGTTCAAGACTTCATCGTTTCTATAGAG ATGGGCATTGCTTCGGTTGTTCACCTATATGTTTTTCCTGCCAAACCTTATGAGATGATGGGAGATCGTTTCCCTGGAACTGTTTCTGTTCTTGGAGACTATGTATCGGCTGACTGTCCTTTGGATCCGGAGGAGGTTAGGGACAGTGAACGCCCCACAAAGCTACGCCTCCCCACTCCTAACATTGATGTCAAGAGCGGCATGACCATCAGAGAGAGTGTTCGGGACGTTTTTATTGGTGGCGGGGGATAT ATTGTGCAAGATGTGAAGTTCACAGTAACACAGGCAGTGGAGCCGGTAGAGAAGGGGTTCACCAGGTTCAACGAGAAGCTACACAAGATCTCCCAAAACATTAAGAAACATGACAAGGAGAAACGAAAGACAAGGGATGACAGTTGTATATCCACGTCACCTACACGGAAGGTGATTCGTGGGATAGACGACCCTCTCTTGAATGGAAGCATGAGTGACAGTGGGGTTGCAAGGGTAAAGAGGCCTCATCGCCGCAAATCTGCATCTACTAGTGCAGAAAGCGGTGGAGAGAGCAGTAGTGATCAGAGTTATGGTGGGTTTCAGGTAAGAGGCCGTCGGTGGGTAACCAAAGACTGA
- the LOC103436192 gene encoding protein LAZ1-like isoform X1 — MKITPFLEFITQLAYTPPTWASLVCGVFVLITLTLSIYLVFEHLSAYKNPEEQKFLIGVVLMVPCYAIESILIWCSFQLVSLLNPSISVYCEILRDCYESFAMYCFGRYLVACLGGEERTVEFMEREGRASSKTPLLEHSSEMRTVKHPFPMNYILKPWKLGQWLYQVVKFGIVQYMLIKSLSAIVAVILEAFGVYCEGEFKWGCGYPYIAVVLNFSQSWALYCLVQFYAVTKDELARIKPLAKFLTFKSIVFLTWWQGVAIALLYALGLFKSPIAEGLQFKTSVQDFIVSIEMGIASVVHLYVFPAKPYEMMGDRFPGTVSVLGDYVSADCPLDPEEVRDSERPTKLRLPTPNIDVKSGMTIRESVRDVFIGGGGYIVQDVKFTVTQAVEPVEKGFTRFNEKLHKISQNIKKHDKEKRKTRDDSCISTSPTRKVIRGIDDPLLNGSMSDSGVARVKRPHRRKSASTSAESGGESSSDQSYGGFQVRGRRWVTKD, encoded by the exons ATGAAGATAACACCATTTCTCGAATTCATTACCCAGTTGGCCTACACACCTCCTACGTGGGCAAGTCTAGTTTGTGGTGTATTTGTACTCATCACTCTCACCCTTTCAATTTATCTTGTATTTGAGCACCTTTCTGCATACAAAAATCCTGAG GAGCAAAAGTTTTTAATTGGTGTTGTCCTCATGGTTCCGTGCTATGCAATAGAATCg attcTAATTTGGTGTTCTTTTCAGTTAGTATCTTTATTGAACCCTTCGATAAGCGTTTATTGTGAGATTCTACGGGATTGCTATGAATCCTTTGCCATGTATTGCTTTGGAAGGTACCTGGTTGCATGCTTGG GTGGGGAAGAGAGGACTGTTGAATTCATGGAAAGGGAAGGACGTGCAAGTTCTAAGACTCCCCTATTAGAACACAGTTCTGAAATGAGAACTGTTAAGCATCCTTTTCCAATGAACTATATCTTGAAACCATGGAAACTTGGTCAATGGTTGTACCAAGTTGTCAAATTCGGAATTGTTCAGTAT ATGTTAATTAAGTCTCTCAGTGCTATTGTAGCAGTTATCCTTGAAGCTTTTGGTGTATACTGTGAAGGTGAATTTAAATGGGGATGTGG GTATCCTTATATTGCGGTGGTTCTGAATTTTAGTCAGTCATGGGCTTTGTACTGTCTTGTTCAGTTTTACGCTGTTACAAAAGATGAACTAGCTCGCATAAAACCATTAGCCAAGTTTTTGACATTTAAATCAATTGTGTTTTTGACATGGTGGCAAGGTGTGGCAATTGCTCTTCTCTATGCCTTGGGTTTGTTCAAAAGCCCTATAGCTGAAGGCTTGCAGTTTAAGACAAGTGTTCAAGACTTCATCGTTTCTATAGAG ATGGGCATTGCTTCGGTTGTTCACCTATATGTTTTTCCTGCCAAACCTTATGAGATGATGGGAGATCGTTTCCCTGGAACTGTTTCTGTTCTTGGAGACTATGTATCGGCTGACTGTCCTTTGGATCCGGAGGAGGTTAGGGACAGTGAACGCCCCACAAAGCTACGCCTCCCCACTCCTAACATTGATGTCAAGAGCGGCATGACCATCAGAGAGAGTGTTCGGGACGTTTTTATTGGTGGCGGGGGATAT ATTGTGCAAGATGTGAAGTTCACAGTAACACAGGCAGTGGAGCCGGTAGAGAAGGGGTTCACCAGGTTCAACGAGAAGCTACACAAGATCTCCCAAAACATTAAGAAACATGACAAGGAGAAACGAAAGACAAGGGATGACAGTTGTATATCCACGTCACCTACACGGAAGGTGATTCGTGGGATAGACGACCCTCTCTTGAATGGAAGCATGAGTGACAGTGGGGTTGCAAGGGTAAAGAGGCCTCATCGCCGCAAATCTGCATCTACTAGTGCAGAAAGCGGTGGAGAGAGCAGTAGTGATCAGAGTTATGGTGGGTTTCAGGTAAGAGGCCGTCGGTGGGTAACCAAAGACTGA